In Pseudoxanthomonas indica, the following are encoded in one genomic region:
- the rseP gene encoding RIP metalloprotease RseP translates to MSEAFGSVLWLIVAIGILVTFHEFGHFWVARRCGVKVLRFSVGFGKPLWSRKDRHGTEFAIAAIPLGGYVKMLDEAEYEVPAAQLGQAFNRKPIWQRIAIVAAGPIANLILCVALLWVMFLIGKPDYSATLGPTQGLAAQAGLRDGDRLERIDGRSTETAMDALQVLMLAAIDHRDVAIQASDANGHEVQRKLALSRLPADFDQQNLEKAIGLVWHFQVAPATVGTVTPDSASAGLLQSGDQITAIDGQAVRYWNDIAPLVKQWGERGGEAMVEVDRQGERLALLMQPRQQLNPDTKQQAWVLGITPAPRKAPEHDALRRYGPLEAIPAAFRQTGRMASDSLAMMRRMLTGEASAKSISGAITIAQVANATAQQGPATFIFFLALLSLSLAILNLLPIPVLDGGHLLYYLIELVKGSPLSERSMVAGQYIGLALLAGLMGLAFYNDILRLVT, encoded by the coding sequence ATGAGTGAAGCCTTCGGCTCGGTGCTGTGGCTGATCGTGGCCATCGGCATCCTGGTGACCTTCCACGAGTTCGGCCATTTCTGGGTCGCGCGTCGTTGCGGGGTCAAGGTACTGCGCTTCTCGGTCGGCTTCGGCAAGCCGCTGTGGTCGCGCAAGGATCGGCACGGCACCGAGTTCGCGATCGCCGCGATCCCGCTGGGTGGCTACGTCAAGATGCTCGACGAGGCTGAGTACGAAGTGCCGGCGGCGCAGCTGGGCCAGGCCTTCAACCGCAAACCCATCTGGCAGCGCATCGCGATTGTGGCGGCGGGTCCCATCGCCAACCTCATCCTCTGCGTGGCGCTGCTGTGGGTGATGTTCCTGATTGGCAAGCCGGACTACTCGGCGACCCTGGGCCCGACCCAGGGCCTGGCCGCGCAGGCGGGCCTGCGGGACGGCGACCGCCTCGAGCGCATCGACGGCCGCAGCACCGAGACCGCCATGGATGCGCTGCAGGTATTGATGCTGGCTGCGATCGATCACCGCGACGTGGCCATCCAGGCCAGCGACGCCAACGGCCATGAGGTCCAGCGCAAACTGGCGCTGTCGCGCCTGCCGGCGGACTTCGACCAGCAGAATCTGGAAAAGGCCATCGGCCTGGTCTGGCATTTCCAGGTCGCGCCGGCCACCGTCGGTACGGTCACCCCGGATAGCGCCAGTGCAGGTCTGCTGCAGAGCGGGGACCAGATCACCGCCATCGATGGCCAGGCCGTTCGTTACTGGAACGACATCGCGCCGCTGGTGAAGCAATGGGGCGAGCGCGGCGGCGAGGCGATGGTCGAGGTCGACCGTCAGGGCGAGCGCCTGGCCCTGCTGATGCAGCCACGCCAGCAACTGAACCCCGATACCAAGCAGCAAGCGTGGGTCCTCGGCATCACCCCGGCCCCGCGCAAAGCCCCGGAACACGACGCCCTGCGCCGTTACGGCCCGCTGGAAGCGATCCCGGCCGCATTCCGCCAGACCGGCCGCATGGCCAGCGATTCCCTGGCCATGATGCGGCGCATGCTCACCGGCGAGGCCTCGGCCAAGTCCATTTCCGGCGCAATCACCATCGCCCAGGTGGCCAACGCGACCGCCCAGCAAGGGCCGGCGACGTTCATCTTCTTCCTGGCCCTGCTCTCGTTGAGCCTGGCCATTCTCAACCTGCTCCCCATCCCGGTCTTGGACGGGGGACACCTGCTGTATTACCTTATTGAGTTGGTCAAAGGCAGTCCGTTGAGCGAACGCAGCATGGTTGCCGGTCAGTACATCGGCCTGGCCCTGCTGGCCGGTCTGATGGGCCTAGCGTTTTACAACGACATCCTCCGTCTGGTGACTTGA
- a CDS encoding 1-deoxy-D-xylulose-5-phosphate reductoisomerase: MSSLPQRVAVLGATGSIGASALDVIARHPDRLRVSVLAAGSQVDALLALCAQHRPQHAVIADESGYARLRDGLRERGLDTRAHAGSTALDQLVAGDACDVVVAAIVGAAGLSSTLAAAHAGKRLLLANKESLVLAGELVIAAAHASGAEIIPVDSEHNAIFQCLRSCRAQGEVRRVVLTASGGPFRGRSRASLADVTPQQAVAHPKWSMGPKISVDSATLMNKGLELIEAHHLFGLSSDRLGVLVHPQSLVHSLVEYIDGSTLAQLGLPDMRTALAVGLGWPERIQSGVAGLDLLSHGRLDFEAPDLEAFPCLRLACEAMASGGTAPAVLNAANEVAVSAFLQGQISFLSIPALVEDALAALPATPASSLDALLAADLQARRLTESAIAGQAQRA, from the coding sequence ATGAGCAGCCTTCCGCAACGCGTCGCCGTGCTTGGCGCCACCGGTTCAATCGGCGCCTCGGCGCTGGACGTCATCGCGCGCCACCCGGATCGCCTGCGCGTCAGCGTGCTGGCCGCAGGCAGCCAGGTCGACGCCCTGCTCGCCCTGTGCGCGCAACATCGACCGCAGCACGCCGTCATTGCCGACGAAAGCGGCTACGCGCGCTTGCGCGATGGGTTGCGCGAACGTGGCCTGGACACCCGCGCCCACGCCGGCAGCACTGCGCTGGACCAGCTGGTCGCCGGCGACGCATGCGATGTGGTCGTGGCCGCGATCGTGGGGGCGGCCGGCCTGTCGTCGACGCTGGCGGCGGCGCACGCCGGCAAGCGCCTGTTGCTGGCCAACAAGGAATCGCTGGTGCTGGCCGGTGAGCTGGTCATCGCGGCCGCGCACGCCAGCGGCGCGGAAATCATTCCGGTCGACAGCGAGCACAACGCCATCTTCCAATGCCTGCGCTCCTGCCGCGCGCAGGGCGAGGTGCGCCGGGTCGTGCTGACCGCTTCGGGCGGCCCTTTCCGCGGGCGTTCACGGGCCTCGCTGGCCGATGTCACGCCGCAGCAGGCGGTGGCGCATCCGAAGTGGTCGATGGGACCGAAGATTTCGGTCGACTCGGCCACGCTGATGAACAAGGGCCTGGAGCTGATCGAAGCCCACCACCTGTTCGGTCTGTCCAGTGATCGCCTGGGCGTGCTGGTGCATCCGCAGAGCCTGGTCCATTCGCTGGTCGAGTACATCGACGGCTCCACGCTGGCGCAACTGGGCCTGCCCGACATGCGCACGGCGCTGGCGGTGGGCCTGGGCTGGCCCGAACGCATCCAGTCCGGCGTGGCCGGCCTGGATCTGCTGAGCCACGGCCGACTCGATTTCGAGGCCCCGGATCTGGAGGCGTTTCCATGCCTGCGCCTGGCCTGCGAGGCCATGGCCAGCGGCGGTACCGCCCCGGCCGTGCTCAATGCGGCCAACGAAGTCGCGGTTTCAGCGTTTCTTCAGGGCCAAATCAGTTTCCTATCCATTCCCGCGCTGGTCGAGGATGCCCTCGCCGCGCTGCCCGCAACCCCGGCCAGTTCACTGGACGCGCTGCTGGCGGCGGATCTCCAGGCGCGCCGACTCACCGAATCCGCCATCGCAGGACAGGCCCAACGTGCGTGA
- a CDS encoding phosphatidate cytidylyltransferase, which yields MSKPSGTKVRVIAALAMAPIAIAAILMLSTPWLAALAALVFLIGLWEWFKLAEIDDSLPRTLLLLANLLLMVLLVWASAGSPDLVPLRLVSLLGVVWWLLALLWLRYFNFASDHQTWARGFKLAAGTLAVVPAWCALCLIHASQPNGHRWLFVALAMVWAADSGAYFAGRRFGKHKLAPRISPNKTIEGLLGGLAAGLLIAAGGTFFAGAGLAELPFVLIVAVATVLGSVVGDLFESLIKRHVGAKDSGDVIPGHGGVLDRVDGVLAALPIFALGKELFGF from the coding sequence ATGAGCAAGCCCAGCGGCACCAAGGTCCGCGTGATCGCGGCCCTGGCAATGGCCCCGATCGCCATTGCCGCCATCCTGATGCTGTCCACGCCCTGGTTGGCGGCTCTGGCCGCGCTGGTGTTCCTGATTGGATTGTGGGAATGGTTCAAGCTGGCCGAAATCGATGATTCGCTGCCGCGCACGCTGCTGCTGCTGGCCAACCTGCTGCTGATGGTGCTGCTGGTCTGGGCCTCGGCGGGATCGCCGGATCTGGTCCCACTGCGGCTGGTGTCGCTGCTGGGCGTGGTGTGGTGGTTGCTGGCGCTGCTGTGGCTGCGCTACTTCAACTTCGCCTCCGACCACCAGACCTGGGCGCGCGGGTTCAAGCTCGCCGCCGGTACGCTGGCGGTGGTGCCCGCCTGGTGCGCGCTGTGCCTGATCCATGCCAGCCAGCCCAACGGCCATCGCTGGCTGTTCGTGGCGCTGGCGATGGTGTGGGCGGCCGACAGCGGCGCCTATTTCGCCGGCCGCCGGTTCGGCAAGCACAAGCTGGCGCCGCGGATCAGTCCCAACAAGACCATCGAAGGCCTGCTGGGTGGCCTGGCCGCCGGCCTGTTGATTGCCGCGGGCGGCACCTTCTTCGCCGGCGCCGGCCTGGCCGAATTGCCCTTCGTGCTGATTGTCGCCGTGGCGACGGTGCTCGGCTCGGTGGTGGGCGATCTGTTTGAAAGCCTGATCAAGCGGCATGTCGGCGCCAAGGATTCCGGCGACGTCATTCCCGGCCATGGCGGCGTGCTGGATCGGGTCGACGGCGTGCTCGCCGCACTGCCGATTTTCGCCCTGGGCAAGGAACTGTTCGGGTTCTGA